A region from the Sandaracinus amylolyticus genome encodes:
- a CDS encoding sterol desaturase family protein, which produces MRASDLTDEANEAAALPWREPGLRPKDEHARPALYRNGLLDALTRSHPLAPYVVGVPFAALCAWQAWSRGVGAGWGALLVVVGWAAWSLVEYLMHRFLFHARAENETLRIATLLAHGHHHVWPRDPRRIAATPVQLLSIALLFHGLFRLALGPDAWWAAMAGATVGYVAYERVHWVAHHGRPTSRVMRALQAHHMKHHHLAPGSRWGIGTPLWDWIFRTIRARDRRPRPRAGRGRARRDRAPRGRRSRADARRGARRRRRRR; this is translated from the coding sequence GTGCGCGCGAGCGATCTCACCGACGAGGCGAACGAGGCCGCCGCGCTCCCGTGGCGCGAGCCGGGGCTGCGCCCGAAGGACGAGCACGCGCGGCCCGCGCTCTATCGCAACGGGCTGCTCGATGCGCTCACGCGGTCGCACCCGCTCGCGCCGTACGTCGTCGGTGTGCCGTTCGCCGCGCTCTGCGCGTGGCAGGCGTGGTCGCGCGGGGTCGGCGCAGGGTGGGGCGCGCTGCTCGTCGTGGTCGGATGGGCGGCGTGGTCGCTCGTCGAGTACCTGATGCACCGCTTCCTCTTCCACGCACGCGCGGAGAACGAGACGCTGCGCATCGCGACGCTGCTGGCGCACGGACACCACCACGTGTGGCCTCGAGATCCGCGGCGCATCGCGGCGACGCCGGTGCAGCTGCTGTCGATCGCGCTGCTCTTCCACGGCCTGTTCCGGCTCGCGCTCGGTCCCGACGCGTGGTGGGCCGCGATGGCGGGCGCGACGGTGGGCTACGTCGCGTACGAGCGCGTGCACTGGGTCGCGCACCACGGTCGGCCGACGAGCCGCGTGATGCGCGCGCTGCAGGCGCACCACATGAAGCACCACCACCTCGCGCCGGGCTCGCGCTGGGGCATCGGCACGCCGCTCTGGGACTGGATCTTCCGCACGATCAGAGCTCGTGATCGGCGCCCTCGACCTCGAGCCGGACGGGGGAGGGCGCGTCGAGATCGAGCTCCGCGTGGCCGCCGATCGCGCGCGGACGCCCGGCGCGGCGCGCGGCGGCGTCGACGTCGACGGTGA
- a CDS encoding GNAT family N-acetyltransferase, with translation MTHVRLLAPGDEARADAFLAAHTESSMFLRANLRAAGLVDEGAPLQGTWAAALDDGGRVVAIAAHAWNGMVLLQAPIALREVVHAVLAETRGSDVAGFSGPYAQTSQAREVLGMTARPASLDSREHLYALELASLRVPDALAAGAVRARRTRDVDVDRCSAWREDYSAELLGVRRGAELARRARSEIERLHQQGDAFVLEHEGEVVAYSAFNARLPDVVQVGGVWTPVALRSRGYARAVVAGSLRIARDEGASRAVLFTGEGNVAAQRAYESLGFSRRGVFGLVLFAS, from the coding sequence GTGACACACGTCCGCCTGCTCGCTCCGGGTGATGAGGCGCGCGCCGACGCGTTCCTCGCGGCGCACACGGAGTCTTCGATGTTCCTGCGCGCGAACCTGCGCGCGGCCGGGCTCGTCGACGAAGGCGCGCCGCTCCAGGGGACGTGGGCCGCGGCGCTCGACGACGGCGGACGCGTCGTCGCGATCGCGGCGCACGCGTGGAACGGCATGGTGCTGCTGCAAGCGCCGATCGCGCTGCGCGAGGTGGTGCACGCGGTCCTCGCGGAGACGCGGGGGAGCGACGTGGCGGGCTTCTCCGGGCCGTACGCGCAGACGTCGCAGGCGCGCGAGGTGCTGGGGATGACGGCGCGCCCGGCGTCGCTCGACTCGCGCGAGCACCTCTACGCGCTCGAGCTCGCGTCGCTGCGCGTGCCCGATGCGCTCGCCGCGGGCGCGGTCCGCGCGCGCCGCACGCGCGACGTCGACGTCGATCGCTGCAGCGCGTGGCGCGAGGACTACAGCGCGGAGCTGCTCGGCGTGAGGCGCGGCGCGGAGCTCGCGCGCCGTGCGCGGAGCGAGATCGAGCGGCTGCACCAGCAGGGCGACGCGTTCGTGCTCGAGCACGAGGGCGAGGTCGTGGCGTACTCCGCGTTCAACGCGCGTCTGCCGGACGTGGTGCAGGTCGGCGGGGTGTGGACCCCCGTCGCGCTGCGCAGCCGAGGGTACGCGCGCGCGGTGGTCGCGGGCTCGCTGCGCATCGCGCGCGACGAGGGCGCGTCGCGCGCGGTGCTGTTCACGGGCGAGGGGAACGTCGCGGCGCAGCGCGCCTACGAGTCGCTGGGGTTCTCGCGGCGCGGCGTGTTCGGGCTCGTGCTCTTCGCCTCGTGA
- a CDS encoding tetratricopeptide repeat protein: protein MRRVVAVLIAALALGLVAPPPAVRAQETELARLRTESRAAPRDHAVQRALGIALLRAGRYREAEAQLTRAARLTPGSLDALFDVARVAFAREDHGAAERACRALTRAQADAVLTRVCNARADLVWNRSARAFEQLEAALATEPTSYEALYALAEAHRRRAAVSDAEAAYQRAIQARPQSAEPHLGLGRLYAAAGRRDDAVRAMRRALELDASDPEIQYELGRLLSSSDEGRTLLARAVAGRPDWPEAQVAAADAMLAAGQVDAAEAAYRAAISAHADNAPAHSGLGRVLVQRGDLAGAEQEIRRALALVANDPGSALALGDVLARTERYEEAFEQYRHAADLDPRNPAGLVRAAELAMRQNRDVLASGFLDRVLQQHPNNAPALALYGDVMRARRDTTRARDYYQRALAGSGELDRARVEQALRELR from the coding sequence ATGCGTCGTGTCGTCGCCGTCCTGATCGCCGCGCTCGCCCTCGGGCTCGTCGCTCCGCCCCCGGCGGTGCGTGCGCAGGAGACCGAGCTCGCGCGCCTGCGCACCGAATCGCGCGCTGCGCCGCGCGATCACGCGGTCCAGCGCGCGCTGGGGATCGCGCTGCTGCGCGCCGGTCGGTACCGCGAGGCCGAGGCCCAGCTCACGCGCGCGGCGCGCCTGACGCCGGGCTCGCTCGATGCGCTCTTCGACGTCGCGCGGGTCGCGTTCGCGCGCGAAGATCACGGCGCGGCGGAGCGTGCGTGCCGTGCGCTGACGCGCGCGCAGGCGGACGCAGTGCTCACCCGCGTGTGCAATGCGCGCGCGGACCTGGTGTGGAACCGCAGCGCGCGCGCGTTCGAGCAGCTCGAGGCGGCGCTCGCGACCGAGCCCACGAGCTACGAGGCGCTCTACGCGCTCGCGGAGGCCCATCGCCGCCGCGCGGCGGTGAGCGACGCCGAGGCTGCGTACCAGCGCGCGATCCAGGCGCGCCCCCAGTCGGCGGAGCCGCACCTCGGGCTCGGTCGTCTGTACGCAGCCGCGGGGCGACGCGACGACGCGGTGCGCGCGATGCGCCGGGCGCTCGAGCTCGATGCGAGCGATCCCGAGATCCAGTACGAGCTCGGACGGCTGCTCTCGTCGTCGGACGAGGGCCGCACGCTGCTCGCGCGCGCCGTCGCGGGCCGCCCCGACTGGCCCGAGGCGCAGGTCGCCGCCGCCGACGCGATGCTCGCCGCCGGCCAGGTCGATGCGGCCGAGGCTGCGTACCGCGCGGCGATCAGCGCGCACGCCGACAACGCGCCGGCGCACTCGGGCCTCGGTCGTGTGCTCGTGCAGCGCGGCGATCTCGCGGGCGCGGAGCAGGAGATCCGCCGCGCGCTCGCGCTCGTCGCGAACGATCCCGGCAGCGCGCTCGCGCTCGGCGACGTGCTCGCGCGCACCGAGCGCTACGAGGAAGCGTTCGAGCAGTATCGCCACGCGGCCGATCTCGATCCCCGCAACCCCGCGGGCCTGGTGCGCGCGGCCGAGCTCGCGATGCGTCAGAACCGCGACGTGCTCGCGAGCGGCTTCCTCGATCGCGTGCTCCAGCAGCACCCGAACAACGCGCCCGCGCTCGCGCTCTACGGCGACGTGATGCGCGCCCGTCGCGACACCACGCGCGCCCGCGACTACTACCAGCGCGCCCTCGCGGGCAGCGGCGAGCTCGATCGCGCGCGCGTCGAGCAGGCGCTCCGCGAGCTGCGGTAG
- a CDS encoding outer membrane protein assembly factor BamD has protein sequence MPDLRLYAPVALVLALAACGGSQQGAALSYGESARRDYERALAAVEDNDCLTAAPLLQNVRREYPYSRYAALAELRLADCELSQQHYTEAIRAYRSFIRQRPTHAEIDTANYSIARAYFQQIPTDFFLSPPPEERDQAATRSALRVVRRFLADYPESEHVEDARRIERQVLDLLARHELYVASYYLNRDQPHATISRIQTLLSEYDGSGVVPEALLLMGRTYLHMREQRDARLAFGELVDRFPRSGYAVQARNYLRTMGSTDPVDAPEPEDQPRRPSGGRGIEPGTDIDDVTGDDRSGLGGSGTPGTDSLEDTSEMGIEVRGTDVEAADLERGRTSGAIEEDIQREERERAADEIEEDIADQQREEEP, from the coding sequence GTGCCGGACCTCCGTCTCTACGCCCCCGTCGCTCTCGTTCTCGCGCTCGCCGCATGCGGCGGATCGCAGCAGGGGGCCGCGCTCAGCTACGGCGAGAGCGCCCGTCGCGACTACGAGCGCGCGCTCGCCGCGGTGGAGGACAACGACTGTCTCACCGCCGCCCCGCTGCTCCAGAACGTGAGGCGCGAGTACCCGTACTCCCGCTATGCCGCGCTCGCCGAGCTGCGACTCGCCGACTGCGAGCTCTCCCAGCAGCACTACACCGAGGCGATCCGCGCGTACCGCTCGTTCATCCGCCAGCGCCCGACGCACGCCGAGATCGACACCGCGAACTACTCGATCGCGCGCGCGTACTTCCAGCAGATCCCCACGGACTTCTTTCTCTCTCCGCCGCCGGAGGAGCGTGATCAGGCCGCGACGCGCTCGGCGCTGCGCGTCGTGCGTCGCTTCCTCGCCGACTACCCGGAGAGCGAGCACGTCGAGGACGCGCGCCGCATCGAGCGTCAGGTGCTCGATCTGCTGGCGCGGCACGAGCTCTACGTCGCGTCGTACTACCTGAACCGCGACCAGCCCCACGCGACCATCTCGCGCATCCAGACGCTGCTCTCCGAGTACGACGGCAGCGGCGTGGTGCCCGAGGCGCTGCTGCTGATGGGCCGCACGTACCTGCACATGCGCGAGCAGCGCGACGCGCGCCTCGCGTTCGGCGAGCTCGTCGATCGCTTCCCGCGCAGCGGCTACGCGGTGCAGGCGCGCAACTACCTGCGCACGATGGGCAGCACGGATCCGGTGGACGCGCCCGAGCCCGAGGACCAGCCGCGTCGTCCCTCGGGCGGCCGCGGCATCGAGCCGGGCACCGACATCGACGACGTCACGGGCGACGATCGCAGCGGCCTCGGCGGCTCGGGCACGCCGGGCACCGACTCGCTCGAGGACACGAGCGAGATGGGCATCGAGGTGCGCGGAACGGACGTCGAGGCCGCGGATCTCGAGCGCGGCCGGACCTCGGGCGCGATCGAGGAGGACATCCAGCGCGAGGAGCGCGAGCGCGCCGCCGACGAGATCGAAGAGGACATCGCGGACCAGCAGCGCGAAGAAGAGCCCTGA
- a CDS encoding DUF1345 domain-containing protein translates to MLEVLARPIRVVRSRPGLFVGAVASSVLGLALPSAWGTPTRVLVAWDVGVLAYLLVAYSMMARSDAATMRRRAIEQDVGAFVILVLTVLACFASVGAIVVELAADDAPRGVQLALVAATIVLSWTLVHTMFALHYAHEYELGCEDRPEIPGRVAGGLDFQSDEPPDYADFVYFAFVIGVAAQTADVVITSKRLRRYAAAHGIVSFYFNTTVLALAMNLVAGLF, encoded by the coding sequence GTGCTCGAGGTCCTGGCGCGACCGATCCGCGTGGTGCGCTCGCGGCCCGGCCTCTTCGTGGGCGCGGTCGCGTCGTCGGTGCTGGGGCTCGCGCTTCCGTCGGCATGGGGCACGCCGACGCGCGTGCTGGTGGCGTGGGACGTGGGCGTCCTCGCGTACCTGCTCGTCGCGTACTCGATGATGGCGCGCTCCGACGCCGCGACGATGCGGCGGCGTGCGATCGAGCAGGACGTGGGCGCGTTCGTGATCCTCGTGCTGACCGTGCTCGCGTGCTTCGCGAGCGTGGGCGCGATCGTCGTGGAGCTCGCGGCCGACGACGCGCCGCGCGGCGTGCAGCTCGCGCTCGTCGCCGCGACGATCGTGCTGTCGTGGACGCTCGTGCACACGATGTTCGCCCTGCACTACGCGCACGAGTACGAGCTGGGCTGCGAGGATCGCCCCGAGATCCCCGGGCGGGTCGCGGGCGGCCTCGACTTCCAGAGCGACGAGCCGCCCGACTACGCCGACTTCGTGTACTTCGCGTTCGTGATCGGCGTCGCGGCGCAGACCGCGGACGTGGTGATCACGAGCAAGCGGCTGCGGCGCTACGCGGCGGCGCACGGGATCGTGTCGTTCTACTTCAACACGACCGTGCTCGCGCTCGCGATGAACCTCGTCGCCGGCCTGTTCTGA
- a CDS encoding methionine--tRNA ligase, with translation MTIPFYVSTAIPYVNAEPHLGFAYEAVLADVIARHARARGHDVRFVTGSDEHSLKNVLAAERAGVSVAELVRANAARFAALRETLDLSTDVFVRTSEPRHRAAVERSWRALAERGELYRAPYRGLYCAGCERFVDEGEERCDEHPQSALERVEEENWFLRLSAHGETIARAIDEGRLRIEPEAHRREVLALLRAGLRDVSVSRSARRARGWAIPVPGDAGSAKDAQVIWVWLDALTSYASAIGYGDDDEAFGASWREARERVHVLGKGILRFHAALWPALLSAAREPWPTRLYVHGYVTVEGRKIAKSGAAAISPFELVARHGTDAVRWFLLRHLPVDRDGDFSLERFVAVHDAELANQLGNLLARTVSLIERAGGRVPSAHEETELERALRVEVDGLAARVDDALDRFAPHEAASAIARVVLAANAYADRRAPWSLARDPDARPALETTLFHLADALRVIALALAPLLPSTARAIAHQLGADALGAPGLHVRRGAPLFPRIAR, from the coding sequence ATGACGATCCCGTTCTACGTCTCGACCGCCATCCCCTACGTCAACGCCGAGCCGCACCTCGGCTTCGCCTACGAGGCCGTCCTCGCCGACGTGATCGCGCGACACGCGCGCGCCCGCGGCCACGACGTGCGCTTCGTGACCGGCTCCGACGAGCACAGCTTGAAGAACGTGCTCGCCGCCGAGCGCGCCGGCGTCTCGGTCGCGGAGCTCGTGCGCGCGAACGCCGCGCGCTTCGCCGCGCTGCGCGAGACGCTCGATCTCTCGACCGACGTGTTCGTGCGCACCAGCGAGCCGCGCCATCGCGCGGCGGTGGAGCGCTCGTGGCGCGCGCTCGCCGAGCGCGGCGAGCTCTACCGCGCGCCCTATCGCGGCCTCTACTGCGCGGGCTGCGAGCGCTTCGTCGACGAGGGCGAGGAGCGCTGCGACGAGCACCCGCAGAGCGCGCTCGAGCGCGTCGAGGAGGAGAACTGGTTCCTCCGTCTCTCTGCGCACGGCGAGACGATCGCGCGTGCGATCGACGAAGGACGGCTGCGCATCGAGCCCGAGGCGCATCGACGCGAGGTGCTCGCGCTCTTGCGCGCGGGGCTGCGCGACGTGAGCGTCTCGCGCTCGGCGAGGCGCGCGCGTGGCTGGGCGATCCCGGTGCCCGGAGACGCTGGGTCGGCCAAGGACGCGCAGGTGATCTGGGTGTGGCTCGACGCGCTCACGAGCTACGCGTCGGCGATCGGCTACGGAGACGACGACGAGGCGTTCGGCGCGTCGTGGCGCGAGGCGCGCGAGCGCGTGCACGTGCTCGGCAAGGGCATCCTGCGCTTCCACGCGGCGCTCTGGCCGGCGCTGCTCTCGGCGGCGCGCGAGCCCTGGCCGACGCGCCTCTACGTGCACGGCTACGTGACGGTCGAGGGCCGGAAGATCGCGAAGTCGGGCGCGGCCGCGATCTCGCCGTTCGAGCTGGTCGCGCGCCACGGCACCGACGCGGTGCGCTGGTTCCTCCTGCGCCACCTGCCGGTCGATCGCGACGGCGACTTCTCGCTCGAGCGCTTCGTCGCGGTGCACGACGCGGAGCTCGCGAACCAGCTGGGCAACCTGCTCGCGCGCACGGTGTCGCTGATCGAGCGCGCGGGCGGACGCGTGCCGAGCGCGCACGAGGAGACGGAGCTCGAGCGCGCGCTGCGGGTGGAGGTCGACGGGCTCGCGGCGCGCGTCGACGACGCGCTGGATCGCTTCGCGCCGCACGAGGCGGCGAGCGCGATCGCGCGCGTGGTGCTCGCGGCGAACGCCTACGCGGATCGCCGCGCGCCGTGGTCGCTCGCGCGGGATCCCGACGCGCGGCCCGCGCTCGAGACGACGCTCTTCCATCTCGCCGACGCGCTGCGCGTGATCGCGCTCGCGCTCGCGCCGCTCTTGCCGTCCACGGCGCGCGCGATCGCGCACCAGCTCGGCGCCGATGCGCTCGGCGCGCCGGGGCTCCACGTGCGTCGAGGTGCGCCGCTCTTCCCGCGCATCGCTCGCTGA